ACACGATATCTACCACAATTTCCTTTGCCCAACTGTCAACTTGTCCAACTTCAATTATTGCAGGTCCTCTTGCTCCAACAGTAATGGCATAAGTAGTTTGATCATCTCTGCAGATTTTACAAGGTCACTTGTCTACCACTTCTTGATGACGATGATGCATTTAAGAAAGCACCCAACCTCGATTCTTACACGCCTCTTAGATGGATTGATTGAGTCGAGTGATCTTGAGGAACATTTTGCAAgtgttgccaccacgattgatcctgaagatttcaatgagcacccacagtcgaaaggcccttccaagtcatggctcctacagtttcaggtacaatttcgtacaaaacgatgtgttgatgtattttataGCTTTGAAATAcctcatgtgtttcttattctcaatgttcgtaCTTCATTCAGCCGGATCTGTTAGCAGCCGATGCTGATGAGTACAGTgtgactagatcactcgaggcATACCTGCTATTGTTGTTtgggtacatcatgttcaacaactcacacggccaatgtgtggatagggtgcttctgcCCTACGAAGGAGATCGCTgatgcagatgaggatgccatacccttatatttaccgatccgtatgtttatatgcagtatttaaatatgactccacacagggtacgggtaccccggttctcagccctatggagggccaggtgcctcgcaaggggctccatttcaaggaaCCCAGTTTACCTTTATGCCACCAGCTGGAGGGATTTTAGGTAAAtatgtggtgcataattttatttgcttatgttttatggtcgaaggctcatacgttattatttatactcaggatcacaacagttcaccagagcggggccgtcttcgtatcaccctatgccgccaccaggaggatatgaaggagcttcttcctatccaccaccaccaccacctgaaACACAAGGTACGTAGTATAATTTGTACGGAATTGCATTCACCTATTGAATGTTGCttaaaattttttttgtgatctgtAGGGTGGTCTGAAGACAACGACGCGGCCTCCTTCGACGACTTTACACGGTTGTTTGCTACGCCTGCCCAGGACGATGATCCCAGCTTGCATACACCTGTGGCTTTGTTACGCCGTCCTGCCAGAGACGTGAGGCCACCGGACTATCATAGCTACCCTACATatcacgtacacgcacaacgtaaaagaggtcggaatggtaggggtggttagttgttggcacttgtttctctattgttattatggactatttcgactgttcggattatggttgtttatgattgtggtagtttacttatcatttgtttctatagatattattgatgtgaacttgttatgtttgtgggttccataatggtcgtgaaataagggaagttcttgcgaatttttttcgtgatttaatgaaggacaagttaggtgcgggaggagttagcggccgagatcccgccgacgatgatgacgctaccgcatacagagtaaacttcgtgacacgctcgtatagctcaaaatagggaccatagtgtatgtagctgcgagtacgagatcacaggttgccactgctcagcacggcgatcacgggtttcccatatgtcgcattgtttgcccagacaaacgtgacaaaagacgatagcccaatagcagtgccctttcaccatttcaaaaagatgtgacaacacggcaaccacaccagctcaccttcaaagcagtctctcgggcgaggacggcggaactgtcattctacagcgaaggtctgtggcgtgtagtggggaaggcggcatctaggcacgatcgaccgagcggcagcgatgcagtgctgtgagtctgcatgcacttagatgctctgcatgcacagagatgcatcgagtagtcagttcgagaattgaatctagccttttcagtgttcggtcagctagcctcttcactgtgttgtcatgtaggcttttcaggtgcatttacactccacattccgggtatcagacctttgtgcgcctataaatactccgaagtttgtgaactcccagcagcactcaaacaccaaagctcattgtatacccaatgtctggaggtgggtctagcgggaagaattactgctgttttgggaaagaaaaagagggaagaaagggagaccccataatatgggaggggcctcttggacctgattcctttccggaaccagtgtttgagtttccgccacagcacaagagtgaatttaccaatgaaactcctcttcgacaatacgataaccgtagagaaccgtggccaaaatgcagacatggtgaggactgcttagtgcagatgtgcaccgactggatggatggcggtcggcgtttcttcaaatgcccacgcgcatgggtaatactcggttgttttatttctttatcttcattgagacaccttacatgaaatttattttgcagtcttcagatgctccagaaaactgtggttttaccaggtgggtcgatcctgcaccaattgattcagttcaggagttcatcgagtacctctagataaagatctttgatatggaatgcaaggtgaaccattacgaggaagagagcgagggtaacaaagacgacgaagatgatgataccagcaatgctgccgcttcacaggatgaaccatgcactattccttactacaactgcccttgtcacaagaagaagggccctgcccctccggcaccaccgcctgcaccacctgcaatgggtggatactgcggagaaggctcaacgcagtttgctacgtgcgggtacggctactaggactacctagtgctagtgacatgctgcatcgttgtgtttgttgtgtttttttaaattatctAAGGCTTGTtagcttagttcagaatctgtttaccgtagttgcaatGGGTTCtaccatgccactgcatgtctgatgtgtgtttcattaacgttgtattatgatgtaattcatatggtttacattgtgtaatgcagtttttagttcttaattcttactgttatatttgatgtgtggttcacagtattctagtctcctgaaaaggtccaaaaatattaaaggcaggttcgaagattcactagattgcttgtgcgtgcgtggcacctcggcgccgtaatatgtggcgccgagacaggcgccacagatcacggcgccgaCCCCAGGGTCTATTTCagcaaaaagttacaaaaaggGCACACATGTGAAATTTTTTCACGAAAAGGGCTAAATTGTAAAAATTACGGCCGGTCGCCCCGCAGCCAagcggccagggccggccgccccgctgccgggcgaccgggccccagggacctgcgcgcaatttcctccgtgaaatttttttcagaaatgcccctgccgccccgctgccgggtatattcctgtaaatttccaaatcgaaaatatattttttctaaaaaacgaaaataaaaaaatataaaaataaaaaaaccaccACCAGTTAGAGTCCCAGCTCGCTGTGGGTCTCCCACGAAACGCGGGGCGAGTGGTCGCGATTCGGCCCAAGCCCCTCAGGGAACCAACGCGGGCTCAATCCCAGTGATCCCTCTTCCAACTCTGAAGCATGGGCTGTAGACCGCTTATTTGAGCCTGCTTTGATCCGATTAGCAAACCAATACGGTACTATACATCGCAAAGAATATACATCGCGCGCGCTGCAATTAGAGAATCTATCGCCTGAAGAGGTTATTGGGCCGTTTTTTATTGCATTTGGCCCAATAGCGCTTGCACATTCATCACCTGAATATTATTTGGACCGTTATATAGAATTCAGCCCAATACATTTCTGGTGGCACGTGAGCTTAACTTGTTGTGTGTCCGTGACTATGTGTACGTGAAACGTGATAGATTGATAGAGCCGTGACTTtcttctgttttctttttccccccTCATTTTCTTCATCTCTCGTTCCTTTTTATTCCTTCCTTGCTTGTTCCATCTTCTGCTACCCTTTCCTTCCTGTCGTCATTtccattttctttatttttcatctTGCCAATCTATttagtttatttatttttatttttttctcttatTTACTTATTTAGACGTCCTTATTACATGTTTAGTTGTTTTATTTCCAGTAGCAACACCAGCCACGCAGGTCAATTCCTAGAGCTCACAGCCCATAATATTTAACCCTTTTCTTTCACATTCTGTAGATGTTATCCATGCATGCAGCTATGCAGATGCATTGATTCTCtagttgatttattatgcatgcGTGCATGTAGAGTATGCATGCGCATACCCATGCAAAGGCATTGATTCTAGCCTATGTAGCCATATAGCTATTTGCAATTCCACTGTAATTatttcttccttttcctttctttattttttctttattcCTTTCGATcatatttttttactttttatttttcctaTAAGATtgcatattaaaaaaatttctacttttctttcctttcatctTCTAATTATTTGTCTGCatgtaactaatttgttcacaacgtcaaattatttgttcgctttttagattaaattgttccgtgaCATTGAGCtatttgttcgtgatatttattttttattatttatcctATATAATTAAATGTTCGCGATgtataatattttgttcgttaTACATTGTTATTTGTTTGTTATTATTTAACTTTTTGTTCGCAGAAAATAATCATTTGTTCGTGttcttaaaatatttgttctcagtttctgaaattaattattCATCATTAAAAAAATGCTTAAGAAAAATCTTTGTGCAAATATTGGCAAGTGTGATCTTGTTTGgaagatcttgtcataagaaaGATAATGATGTAATCCAAAATTAATTTGGATGCTTGGCTTAAGAGTTATAGCTTTTTTATTCTGATTTTGCATGCATGTGAATGATGTTAGCGCTTTTATCTAAATCTGCATGCATCAACAAATTCTCTCCAGTAATACACACAACACTTAAATGGGCTGCCCCAAACGTCCCCTTAGGGTGATGGTTTGCAAAATCATCGCTTGAAGTGATGTACAACCAGGCCCACTATACATAGCACAAGTCTTGAATCACAAGTTTTTTTAACAAAGCAAGTGGACAAATTtagaattaaaaaaatcaaacaaactaTAATTTTTAAAACGGGTGTAGTATTTGCATGAGGACCAAGCAAAAACCAGCCCAACTATAACTATTTTCTTTGGGAGGCCCAAATTTACTAAAACAGCGAGTATCCAACCCACTATCACCTCGGCCCACTTACCACTGGATTCCCTATTTGGGCCAACCGCGTCATTAACGCAGACGAAACCACGATTATTTTCCGACCAATCCCCGAAGGAAACCCCTTTGCTCAGCTTGTTCTGTCGTCTCGGCCTTCGCCTCGCTCTCCATTCATCATCCCCTGCCATCACCTCACCCCCGTCCCAAATCCGCGGCGACCTCAATAGAAAACTAAAAGCCGCCTCCTTTACCTAACGGAGAAGCAAAAATTCGCGGATTGCCCCGTCCGATCGCCGGGGAATCGACCCGACGCGGCCCGACCGAACGGCTCATGGCCGGAACCGAGCGGCCCCACCGCCCGATCGGCGCGCCGCGgccaggcgccggcggcggcgactcgccggcgaggtgggacgacgacggcggccgcgTCGAAGGCCTGGCTGTGAGCTCCCCGCGTCTTCCCTCCCTCACCCGGTTTCGTCTCTGTGAAGTCTGGTTGCGTGTACGGGTCGTTTAGCCGAGATGAGATAGAGTTGGTCCTGGTGAGGAGCTCGTGGGTCGTTCCGTGCTAAAAATAGGGGGATTTCTGGTGCATTGCTTGGCGCCAACTTAGGATGCTCCAATTGGTTATTAGGGTTATGCGAGGAACGAAAAGTTTCAAGTTTTTATGGGGGCGCGTGGCTTGTGCTGCGTGGGGGAAAGCAAAAATCCAAAATTGCTTTgctagtttttgttttttttagcaTGTGCTTCGCACGCTAGAGAGCCTTGCTGAGATGGAGTGGACTAGTTATGGTCTTTTTCTGGCTCAAGTTCAAGTCTAGTACGATCAATCAATCAGCTTTCCCAGGCTGAGTTTCTGTTATGGCTCAATTTTGCTTTCTTAATATAGGGATTCAATATATTTGACCAAGAGGAAGAAGAGTCACCAGACAAAAATGGCACAGCCAACGGCCATGATACAACCGAAACTGTCATAGAGACAGAACCAGGAAAGTGTTTCTATGATGAACCGCTTCACGAGCATACAGGCATCTGGGTGCCTGTTTCTGTCCCTCCGATGACTGCGCAGGACCGTGAGGAGTGGCACAGGGGGTTTGGTTACAATAGCGGGTACTTCCCGGAAGAAGAGTTTAGCTGGGAGCTGGATGAAGAGAATAAAGAGATGACAATGTGGGATGTGTTTGCCGATATGGTTGTTGCAGCAAAAGATAAAGTGATATCTGCTGCAACATATGATTTTGGGAGGTGCGGGATGTCAGTGGTATCCAACTTCTTTCTCCAAGAAGCCTGGAAGGATATGGCGCAAACACTTGCAGATGCCAATGCTGGTATTGCAAACGAGCTACTTGAGACAGAGCCAACAAAGTGGTTGCCTGACAGTGCTGCTACCTCTTGCATGCTCTGTGGCATGCGGTTTCATCCTATAATGTGCTCTCGCCATCATTGTCGTTTCTgtggtggagtattttgcaatGGTTGTACAAAGGGTAGAAGCTTAATGCCTCCAAAATTTAGGACTTCAGAACCTCAAAGGGTTTGTGATGTCTGTGGAGTGCGGCTTGAGAGTATACAACCACAATTGATGAATCAGATCAGTCGTGCATCTCAACTTCCAACTCGGGATGTGACAGACCTGAGTACCTTGAGGTCATGGTTGAACTTCCCTTGGGCACACACAATGGAATATGAGATATACAAAGCTGCAAATTCTTTACGCAGCTACTGCAAGGTatgcctttttctttttcttttggctTAGTTTTGACTAATCAGTTCAATACGTTTTCTTGTGCTCCTCTTTGCCACTTGATTTATCATCTTTTCTTCTTATTAAATGTTATAAACTTAAGTGTCAATGTTTCGCACCCAATGCTGATATGATTTGTAATGCTACATCAATCTTTGTATTAATAGGTTGGCTTTTATAAACTAACATCAGGTAACCTTGTTGGATAGAGTCTATCGCAAGTAATCAAATATGGATATTTTCATTTCCTATAGTTACTAGTTGGATGGATGATTTGAATAATCCAGTTATTATGGGTACAAGATGACATGTAATATCGTGGTAATTTATTTCCCTTTAAGTTTTATACAATAATACACTCTGAATACGTGGTTAATCAAATAAATGAGCTTTAATGCAGAACAAAAAAAAGCAAAGACATAAGTAGTAGTATCAATCTGTTGGCTAAGTAAATAACTGCTTTTTCACATTTTGTGTTATTATCTCCTACTCTCTAGTAGGAAATGCTTAAGCTTTTTATATTTTATCCCCCCTGTATTTTAGTACCTCTACGCTGGTTAAGCTCCACTGACAGAGAAATTCAATTATTTGGAGTGAATGAGCCATTGTATTCCTGTGAAGTGCTGGAAAAGTGGATTCGCATATTGCTCTGTCTGCAGAACTGCTGATTGTCCATTGCTCTGAGCCTGTCAGGGGTATTATCATCAAAATTATTTTCTTTCATGTACTTCAGGTGGGAAGACTGAAGCCAGAGAAGGCTATCCCTGATGCTATTCTTAGACAAGCAAAAGGTTTTGCTATAGTTACTGTGGTAAAGGTCGGAATGATGGTTACATATAAGCTTGGTACTGGGCTGGTTGTTGCTCGAAGGGCTGATGGCTCCTGGTCACCTCCTTCAGCAATCTCCACCTGTGGTGTTGGATATGGAGCTCAGGTGACAGCTTTTCAAGTGTTCCTTTACATGGAAGGACTTCTTGTATCAAATGTAGCACTTTCTAACAAATCAGATATTTCCTTGACTCCAACAGGCTGGAGGTGAGATAGCTGACTTCATCATTGTGCTGAGGAATACGGATGCCATCAGAACATTCAGTGGGAAGGCACATCTATCTGTTGGTGCTGGTGTTAGTGCTTCTGCTGGTCATGTCGGACGAGTAGCTGAGGCTGACTTCCGTGCTGGTGATGGTGGTTATGCTGCATGTTACACATACAGTTGTAGCAAAGGTATGTTTCAAATTACTATTAGCTGCAAGCCTGTGACTACAATCCATGTAGTTAATATGGGAAACAGTTAACATATTCAATTTTGAAGACATTGTCTACTGTTAGAGGCAGTATGTGATACTGATTTAGTTTGCTGATAGTAATGATAGTTTAAGAGGTTCATAGTTTCTTAATGAAAAGTTGAAAAGATGCAAGTTTTTTTCATGCAAattagagaagtgcatgacatcTACAAAGTTTTAAGCCTGCTAATCCATAAAATAAAAGGTGCATTACACCCTGTTTTTCTTCAAGGAAGATACTATCTTTTTTATATCTAAAACttaatcttttttatatataattcTGATTCTCAAATTCCACCGGAAAGGTGATCAAGTTTTGAGCTACCATGGGCTTGTTCTTGTTTGTGGAAATTAGCAATGCTAAAGGCGTTATGATAAGCTTAAGGAAAGCTGGGAGCACTGGgcaattttctttcacaaggcCAAGGCAGGCAAGTTGATGCTGGTGGTGTGTGAAATCAACCAAATGATTGAATAAAAGATACTACCTCAAaaccaatatatatatattgaccaCCGTTTGCTAGATATTTTTGGCGCTATTGGCTAGCAGTAATAAATATGCCATGCCGCACTTTTAAAAATCAGTTGTTAGATTTTGATTGTAGCTTGTTAGCCCATTGTAGATGACGATGAGTTCATCATATGGATTTGGTGGTGCTTATAATAGATGATAGAAATGAGGTTTACCTTAAAAAAAGATAGAAATGGGTAACAAGTTACCTCATTGGTTCATTCATGCAATCTGCTTAGTGACATCTTTATTTTGATAACAATAATGCATTACTTAATTCTTTACAACTGCCTGTGGGTtaataagtttgatcaaataaacctattactcttttttttctgaaatcaTTTATTATGTATATGGTGTCTTCTTTGTCAGGTGCCTTTGTGGGCTGTGCATTCAATGGCAGCATAGTATCAACTCGAGACACTGAGAACGCTCGATTTTACGGCGGCCCTGTCAAGGCCGCTGACATCCTTCTCGGATCCATGGCCAGGCCGCCTGCAGCCTCCCCTCTGTACAAAGCTCTTTCAGAATTGATGGACAGGGTTGGGAAGTAACCCTCTCATGCTTTAGGCATCTGGCATGCTATCACCGCCTCCTTGTAAATACATTCAGGGCTTCAGATTTGTGCTCATCACACATTCATTGGAAGCGATTTCGCAACTGTACAGTATGCCATTCTTCAACACATCAAGGCTCTCTTCTTTGATTAGTGTTTAGTGGGTTCCAAAAACAAACCCACTTTGTAAATACTTGTACATTGGATTGACAATTGCAACATGATATTGGTATGAAAGAGAAAAAAGCTTTATTCTCCTTGCTCATCTTGTCCTTTTTTTTAACGAACCGCACAAGATAGTGCGagtttctattgatatagcagaaaaataCAAGACTACGGTCCTGGGAGACCAtaggcaggaaaaagaaaagaaccgAAAAAAGAAAGCTAACCCGGTTGGACGGGGACGTCAACACGGAAACTCCGCAACACAACTCTACAACTCTCCTAGAGAACTTCACACCTCAACTCTCGCCCGGTTGGATTGGCATCATACACGGGTAAACACTCAAAACTGCATGGCCACGGCGACCGAGCAAGCCATCTCTTGCCCAGTTGGCCAAGTTGTCGTGGCTGCCAACCTTCTCCTGCTCCGGAAGTCGCCTCGAAACACGATCCTATGTCGATAAGTCAAGAAAAAATAGACTGCACCACACCGAGGAGGCAACCGCCATGCAGGACCTGTCACCGTAGTGCCGTTGCCCCAGCATACACCATCCGACAGAGTGAAACCACCAAATCTAGACCTCTCGCAGGCTGCCTCGCCATCACTACCACGATGACCCAATGctcgggggcctcgccacatccGTCGTTGGACCACCTCCTCACTCTCGTCGCCACGCAGAAGACACCGCAGCGGGGTATCACCACGTCCACCACAGTACTCCGTGTCGCGGATCCGTTCCTTAAATCGCCATGAGGATGATGTACGGTGTTGCCCCGTGTTCCAAGATTCCCATCAAACAGCCGAATCGCGCCCACCGGCCGACCGCATCACATTGCGCCACCCatgcagcagccaccgccaccatacTAGCAAGCCAAGATGTCGCTTGCGCCATCATCGAGTCACCAAGCAAGACTGACCAACCCGCCGCAGTCCGCTACAAGCCAAGCCATCTCACAATGTTGGTGCTGCAAGTGCCGCCTTTCGACGCAGTCCCACGCCGCACTGACAATTGCCAAGCAATGTCAGCCACTGCAGTCCACTGGAAGTAGCCAAAACCAACATCCATGTGACGATCCCCGGGCACCAACATGAATTTGGTCGCCGCTGCACGAGCTCGGCAACCCCCTTTGAGCTCGCCACCTTCATCGAGCCGTCCCGTTAGGCCACCAGCAAGTCTTCCATTGTCTCCACCAACGACGCCTCCAAGAAGGTAACGACGCCAATGGCGCCACTGTCACTTGTCCAACAAGTGAacagggttttcacccagagGAACCCGGGCAGAAGGGATAACCTCCAAGATGATGCCCCCAACAGGGAGAAGGACGCCTTCTAGCGTCGTCATCATCGCCACCAGCAAGAAGCCGGTGAGACTTCCGCCCGGAGAATCCCATTCCTAGTTGCACGCCCCCAGCCCAGCAAACCACGAAAGTCTTCCTGGGCCGGCGGCACTCCCATGTCACCACGTGCAACGGCCAATTCGCACCACCTCGCATCGTGCCATCCTCAGTCGCGCTACCGCACACCGCGGCCGCACGAGCAGCCACTGTGTAGCGCAGCCACCACCCTACTTCACTGCGGCCGCATGAGCCGCCGCTATCCATCAACACGCCGCCTCAACAAGCCTCGTTGCTCCTCACCAGCCGTGGCCCACGGTCGTCACCGATGCTGTGGAACCTCTGTCGCCGCTGGTTAGACCCACCGAGGTGCCTCGACACACTGTCGCTCGACGGGACATCTCCACCACGTGCGCCCAGCCAAGGCCATCGCCCGCGCGGTCTCCAGCGCCACTCGGCCTCTCGCCGAGGCGCAGGCCCCGGCCACATGCGCTACCAGGCGAGGCCCAGCTCGTCGCACAAGCCCCAACCTAGGGGCACCACCACCCCCCGCGCAACCACTATGTCAGACCGGCGCCGGCACGCCGTTGTGACTGAGCCacaggcggccgccgccggagctacACCCCGCCGCACCCGTCACAGGGTCGCACGACCGCCCTACCGCAAAGATCCATGCCCGCAGGAGCCGGATCCGGCCCGAGGGCACTGGATCTACCGGCCCgggtcgccgctgccgccttggCCATGGCCAGCGCCACCGTGACCTCCCAGGCCACGTCCTTCACCCGGCGCCCCGCTGACAACGAAGAAGCCCCCGCTGCCATCCTAGCAGGCACACGGACTTCCGGTGCCCTGCTCCGACGACGATGAGGTGGAGAGGAGGGTAGGGTAGgtagggggtggcggcggcggacggtgaGATGCCACCCGAGTCGCCTCCCAGGAAGAGACGACGCGGGGCAAGACTGCGGGTGTCGCCCATCTTGTCCTTGTTAGATGCCTGTTTTTGATCAATTGTGTGAAACTGCTGCCCGGATGACTTTCTTCTATTTATTCTCATCAGTGTGCACGTGAATGTCCTCCATCCCATCTATGCCTTATGTTGCTTAAATTTGTGGAGGTGCAACTGCTCCTTGGGAAGTCGGGTTATCCACCTCTGAGTCCCTGACTTCCTGGGGCGCTACTGTGATTATGTTCCCTGTTGTGCGGCTTTGTAGTAGTAGACAACTTATCTTGACCGTGCAGTACAGAAGTTGAACAAACATAGCCCTATTCTTCTGACAACCGCTAGAAACAAATCTGTAACATAACAAATTGCAGGGAAAATAACAGTTTGAGAAGCAAGATTCTGTCAGCACCAAGATTTGAAGGACACGCACTACGGGAGACAcgaagtttgccgtgtgccagttgcacacggcaaagcccatTTTCCACACGGCAAAGTGCAATACACGGCAAAGACCACACGGTAAACAAGCATCGGCAAAGGTACGGGCACACGGCAAGCATCGGGGCATACGGCAAAGCCCACGGCAAAATAAAAAtacaagaaataaaaaaatgtacaggcccgccgccgctgccctgctcgggccgccgccgctagctccggccgtcgccgcgccgccggactTCCGCCGCTGCGCCCCTGGACCTTGGCCGCCACACCCCTGGCCATCGCCGCTGGACTTCCGCCGCTGCGCCCCTGGCCGTCGCCGCGCTgccagctccggccgccgcctgctgccaccaccgccgcgcccctgccgtcgccgctggATCTCCGCCGCGCCCCTGGCCGTCGCCGCTGGATCTCCGCGTGTCGCGCCGCTGGACCGTCGCCGCTGCGCCGGTGGAGGGATCGGAGCTCGTTGCGGATCTTGGCGCACCAGGGAGGGAGCTCGAGGCTGCGCCGGGGAGGGAGCTCGTGGCCGCGCCGGGGAGGGAGCTTGAGGCTGCACCGGGGAGGTAGCTCGAGGCCATGCCACCGGAGGGAGCTCGAGGCCGATGCACCGCCGCCGGGGTAGAGGAGGCCGCCATAGATCTTGCCATCCGGTCTCGAGCTCGCTCCGGCGTCcatgcgccggcgccgccgtctgggcttggaggggagggaagggagggcAGGGAGGGAGGCAGCGgaggcagggaggaggaggagagagggaggcggcggcggctgagggagagggaggaggcggcgggggctgggggagggaggcggcagggggaaagggggagggggtggaaaTATAGCTAGGCTTTTGATGGGCCGGCGACGAATGGGCCGGAGTTGGgctggctttgccgtgtgcccaattCCGGCCCACGGCAAAGttctatttttcaaaaattatttgaaatgtgtttaattagttaaatatagcaaataaatacaaaaatgaaccaaattttaacatggAGTACCACATGTTGTATGTGAAGAGTAGAAAAACTCTCGAAGTCGAACTCAAATTCGACCGTCACTTTCACTCCAAACCTAACAGCATCCTTCTCAACTCTCTGATTCTTCTCCAGAGATGTTTTCGTTTGTAAGCATTGTACGTAAAAAAATTACGAAACCTACTCAATTTTTTCCACTGCCTCCACATATGATATAACGAGGTAttgacaaatctcataattttcagacttcatttatttttttagaattttaaaatcattcGGATATACGTTCGTGGGCGTGTTTCCTGAACAAGATGTtaaaaatttcttttgatttcaCGTGGAAGGCCTCAAACTGggctaaataacatgaatattatttttcactcattttattctattACTTCAACCACTTgtagttcaaatttgacttaattcaaaaaattgcttgaaatgcaattaatttgttaaatatagcaaaaaaaattttaaaatatgtCAAATTTTAACAAGGAGTACTACATGTTGTATGTGGAGGGTAGAAAAAGTTTCGAGATgataagagaaaaagaaaattatgactttgccgtgtgccgaaaAAAATACAC
This window of the Panicum virgatum strain AP13 chromosome 1K, P.virgatum_v5, whole genome shotgun sequence genome carries:
- the LOC120695157 gene encoding uncharacterized protein LOC120695157 isoform X1, which gives rise to MAGTERPHRPIGAPRPGAGGGDSPARWDDDGGRVEGLAGFNIFDQEEEESPDKNGTANGHDTTETVIETEPGKCFYDEPLHEHTGIWVPVSVPPMTAQDREEWHRGFGYNSGYFPEEEFSWELDEENKEMTMWDVFADMVVAAKDKVISAATYDFGRCGMSVVSNFFLQEAWKDMAQTLADANAGIANELLETEPTKWLPDSAATSCMLCGMRFHPIMCSRHHCRFCGGVFCNGCTKGRSLMPPKFRTSEPQRVCDVCGVRLESIQPQLMNQISRASQLPTRDVTDLSTLRSWLNFPWAHTMEYEIYKAANSLRSYCKVGRLKPEKAIPDAILRQAKGFAIVTVVKVGMMVTYKLGTGLVVARRADGSWSPPSAISTCGVGYGAQAGGEIADFIIVLRNTDAIRTFSGKAHLSVGAGVSASAGHVGRVAEADFRAGDGGYAACYTYSCSKGAFVGCAFNGSIVSTRDTENARFYGGPVKAADILLGSMARPPAASPLYKALSELMDRVGK
- the LOC120695157 gene encoding uncharacterized protein LOC120695157 isoform X2, whose product is MAGTERPHRPIGAPRPGAGGGDSPARWDDDGGRVEGLAGFNIFDQEEEESPDKNGTANGHDTTETVIETEPGKCFYDEPLHEHTGIWVPVSVPPMTAQDREEWHRGFGYNSGYFPEEEFSWELDEENKEMTMWDVFADMVVAAKDKVISAATYDFGRCGMSVVSNFFLQEAWKDMAQTLADANAGIANELLETEPTKWLPDSAATSCMLCGMRFHPIMCSRHHCRFCGGVFCNGCTKGRSLMPPKFRTSEPQRVCDVCGVRLESIQPQLMNQISRASQLPTRDVTDLSTLRSWLNFPWAHTMEYEIYKAANSLRSYCKVGRLKPEKAIPDAILRQAKGFAIVTVVKVGMMVTYKLGTGLVVARRADGSWSPPSAISTCGVGYGAQAGGEIADFIIVLRNTDAIRTFSGKAHLSVGAGVSASAGHVGRVAEADFRAGDGGYAACYTYSCSKER